A genomic region of Gossypium hirsutum isolate 1008001.06 chromosome D01, Gossypium_hirsutum_v2.1, whole genome shotgun sequence contains the following coding sequences:
- the LOC107905274 gene encoding nuclear transcription factor Y subunit B-10 isoform X1 yields the protein MATSAPVPASPGGGGSHESGGEQSPRSNVREQERFLPIANISRIMKKALPANAKIAKDAKETVQECVSEFISFITSEASDKCQKEKRKTINGDDLLWAMATLGFEDYIDPLKIYLTKYREMEGDTKGSVKGGDTFAKKDVQPGPNAQLVHQGSFSQGVYYGNSQSQSQAHMMASDARH from the exons ATGGCGACGTCGGCACCGGTTCCGGCGAGTCCAGGTGGCGGTGGAAGTCATGAGAGCGGCGGCGAGCAAAGCCCGAGATCCAACGTGCGAGAACAAGAGAGGTTTCTCCCTATCGCTAACATTAGCCGTATCATGAAGAAAGCTCTCCCTGCTAACGCTAAGATCGCTAAAGATGCTAAGGAGACCGTACAAGAGTGCGTTTCGGAGTTCATCAGCTTCATCACTAGCGA AGCCAGCGACAAGTGCCAGAAGGAGAAGAGGAAGACAATTAACGGGGACGATCTTCTCTGGGCTATGGCAACTTTAGGGTTTGAAGATTACATCGATCCGCTTAAGATTTACCTTACCAAATATAGAGAG ATGGAG GGTGATACAAAGGGTTCGGTTAAAGGTGGAGATACATTTGCTAAGAAAGATGTCCAACCAGGTCCAAATGCCCAG cttgttcatcaaggttcgttctCGCAAGGTGTTTATTATGGGAATTCTCAATCTCAg TCACAAGCCCATATGATGGCTTCTGATGCCAGACACTGA
- the LOC107905274 gene encoding nuclear transcription factor Y subunit B-10 isoform X2, producing MATSAPVPASPGGGGSHESGGEQSPRSNVREQERFLPIANISRIMKKALPANAKIAKDAKETVQEASDKCQKEKRKTINGDDLLWAMATLGFEDYIDPLKIYLTKYREMEGDTKGSVKGGDTFAKKDVQPGPNAQLVHQGSFSQGVYYGNSQSQSQAHMMASDARH from the exons ATGGCGACGTCGGCACCGGTTCCGGCGAGTCCAGGTGGCGGTGGAAGTCATGAGAGCGGCGGCGAGCAAAGCCCGAGATCCAACGTGCGAGAACAAGAGAGGTTTCTCCCTATCGCTAACATTAGCCGTATCATGAAGAAAGCTCTCCCTGCTAACGCTAAGATCGCTAAAGATGCTAAGGAGACCGTACAAGA AGCCAGCGACAAGTGCCAGAAGGAGAAGAGGAAGACAATTAACGGGGACGATCTTCTCTGGGCTATGGCAACTTTAGGGTTTGAAGATTACATCGATCCGCTTAAGATTTACCTTACCAAATATAGAGAG ATGGAG GGTGATACAAAGGGTTCGGTTAAAGGTGGAGATACATTTGCTAAGAAAGATGTCCAACCAGGTCCAAATGCCCAG cttgttcatcaaggttcgttctCGCAAGGTGTTTATTATGGGAATTCTCAATCTCAg TCACAAGCCCATATGATGGCTTCTGATGCCAGACACTGA
- the LOC107903154 gene encoding beta-glucosidase 44 isoform X1, which translates to MTFNEPRVVAALGFDNGINPPNRCSKKFGNCTDGNSATEPYIAAHHLILSHAEAVKRYREKYQAKQNGRIGIFLDFVWYEPLTRSKADNYAAQRARDFHIGWFLHPLIYGKYPRTMQKIVRERLPKFTKSEVEKVKNSFDVLCLNHYTSYYIYEPHQPPSNVTGYQQDWNAGFAYERNGVPIGRRAHSEWLYEVPWGMYKAITYVKKRYGSPNIILSENGMDDPGNLTFPESLYDINRVSFYRSYLKELKRAMDDGANVSGYFAWSILDNFEWLLGYTSRFGLVYVDHNDLKRYPKLSAYWFKQMLERKNS; encoded by the exons ATGACTTTCAATGAACCGAGAGTGGTTGCTGCTCTTGGTTTTGACAATGGCATCAACCCTCCTAATAGATGTTCAAAGAAATTTGGAAATTGCACTGATGGAAACTCTGCCACCGAGCCTTATATTGCAGCACATCATTTGATTTTAAGTCATGCTGAAGCCGTTAAAAGATATCGTGAAAAATATCAA GCTAAACAAAATGGAAGAATAGGTATTTTCTTGGATTTTGTTTGGTACGAACCTCTAACAAGATCTAAAGCTGACAATTATGCTGCACAGCGAGCAAGAGACTTTCATATTGGATG GTTTTTGCACCCTCTAATTTATGGAAAATATCCAAGGACAATGCAGAAAATTGTAAGAGAAAGGCTTCCAAAATTCACCAAAAGTGAAGTGGAGAAAGTGAAAAACTCATTTGATGTTCTTTGTCTGAACCATTATACTTCGTACTACATATACGAACCGCATCAACCTCCATCTAATGTGACTGGTTACCAACAAGATTGGAATGCCGGTTTTGCTT ATGAACGCAATGGTGTGCCAATCGGTCGCCGG GCCCACTCTGAATGGTTATATGAAGTTCCATGGGGTATGTACAAAGCAATAACATATGTAAAAAAACGTTATGGAAGCCCTAATATAATTCTCTCCGAAAATG GAATGGATGATCCCGGCAATCTCACATTTCCTGAATCGTTATATGATATtaatagagtaagcttttatagaaGCTACTTGAAGGAATTGAAAAGAGCTATGGATGATGGAGCTAATGTTAGTGGCTACTTTGCTTGGTCAATTCTAGACAATTTTGAATGGCTATTAGGATATACCTCAAGATTTGGTCTGGTATATGTTGATCACAATGATCTCAAGAGATATCCCAAACTCTCGGCATATTGGTTCAAGCAAATGCTCGAAAGAAAAAATTCCTAG